A stretch of Nocardia fluminea DNA encodes these proteins:
- a CDS encoding sterol desaturase family protein: MPKFTRPLIRYGCAPAMLLGINGAGIALVAGGANKAWLLVLLIAAIALSFAAERLLPYRDDWNSPQGDTGRDTAHAFVNETLILASVVAIPALAALVPGDGIWPGSWPFVVQVLVAILVADLGITAAHFASHKIAVLWRFHAVHHSVTRFYGLNGLMKHPLHQAIEMTAGVTPLLLAGIPVPVAAALSLAVAVQLLLQHSNADYRVGPIRHILALNEGHRFHHLKWAGIGDVNFGLFTLIWDHLARTYSYDPARRFSSTDLGMAAKPDYPVTYLAQLGEPFTRHGACQFTGETTGTLDKVEQVKRA; this comes from the coding sequence ATGCCAAAGTTCACTCGACCTCTCATCCGCTACGGTTGCGCACCGGCGATGCTGCTCGGTATCAACGGTGCCGGGATCGCCCTGGTCGCGGGCGGTGCGAACAAAGCCTGGCTGCTGGTGCTGCTGATTGCGGCGATCGCTTTGTCGTTCGCCGCGGAACGCTTGTTGCCCTATCGGGACGACTGGAACAGCCCGCAGGGCGACACCGGCCGCGATACCGCCCACGCCTTCGTCAACGAAACCCTGATCCTCGCCAGCGTCGTCGCGATCCCCGCCCTGGCCGCGCTCGTGCCCGGTGACGGAATATGGCCGGGCAGTTGGCCGTTCGTTGTCCAGGTGCTGGTTGCGATACTGGTCGCGGACCTCGGCATCACCGCCGCCCACTTCGCCAGCCACAAGATCGCGGTGCTGTGGCGGTTTCACGCCGTGCACCACAGCGTCACCCGCTTCTACGGACTCAACGGCCTGATGAAACATCCACTGCACCAAGCCATCGAGATGACCGCTGGTGTCACCCCGCTGCTGTTGGCCGGGATCCCGGTTCCGGTAGCCGCCGCGCTGTCGCTGGCCGTGGCGGTGCAGTTGCTGCTGCAGCACTCCAACGCCGACTACCGCGTCGGCCCGATCAGGCACATCCTGGCCCTCAACGAAGGCCACCGCTTCCATCACCTCAAGTGGGCGGGGATCGGCGACGTCAATTTCGGCCTGTTCACTCTGATCTGGGACCACCTCGCGCGCACATACAGCTACGATCCCGCTCGCCGATTCAGCAGCACAGATCTCGGCATGGCCGCCAAACCCGACTATCCAGTCACCTACCTGGCCCAACTCGGTGAGCCGTTCACTCGCCATGGCGCATGCCAGTTCACCGGCGAGACCACCGGAACACTTGACAAGGTCGAACAGGTGAAAAGAGCCTGA